The following are encoded in a window of Lacinutrix sp. WUR7 genomic DNA:
- a CDS encoding aminodeoxychorismate/anthranilate synthase component II: MKTKVLVIDNYDSFTYNLVHYLEDLNCEVTVKRNDKLTLEEVDAFDKIVLSPGPGVPEEAGLLKQIIKTYAPTKSILGVCLGQQAIGEVFGGKIINLEEVYHGVATNIKVTVDDESLFEGLEKTFPVGRYHSWVVDPNLPEELEATSLDENGQIMSLRHKFYDVRGVQYHPESVLTPNGKQILENWVKN; this comes from the coding sequence ATGAAAACAAAAGTATTAGTAATAGACAACTACGACAGCTTCACCTACAATTTAGTGCACTATTTAGAAGATTTAAATTGTGAAGTAACCGTAAAAAGAAACGACAAACTGACTTTAGAGGAAGTAGATGCTTTTGATAAAATTGTACTTTCTCCAGGTCCAGGAGTTCCAGAGGAAGCAGGTTTATTAAAACAGATCATAAAAACATACGCACCAACAAAAAGCATTTTAGGTGTTTGTTTAGGACAACAAGCTATTGGAGAAGTTTTTGGAGGAAAAATAATTAACCTAGAAGAAGTGTACCACGGCGTTGCTACCAATATAAAAGTAACCGTGGATGACGAATCTTTATTTGAAGGATTAGAAAAAACATTCCCCGTTGGTAGATACCATTCTTGGGTTGTAGATCCTAATTTACCTGAAGAATTAGAAGCGACTTCTTTAGATGAAAACGGACAAATAATGTCGCTACGTCATAAATTTTATGATGTTCGCGGTGTACAATACCATCCAGAATCGGTTTTAACACCTAACGGAAAACAGATATTAGAGAATTGGGTTAAAAACTAG
- a CDS encoding anthranilate synthase component I family protein: MKTFSLYTHHKKILADTITPVSIYLKIRDKYPNSILLESSDYHANDNSFSYICFNPIASIKVENDEIEQHFPDGSFKKNYTKNVSVTEEIHKFTQRFKVNSEEKFKFINNGIFGYTAYDAVKYFEDVEISKKENSIEIPEIYYAVYQNIIAINHFKNEAYIFAHCHDTENNIDEILQLIKAKNFASYKFSKNGDIHSNLSDEEYKSHVELAKKHCARGDVFQLVLSKKFSQDFKGDEFNVYRALRNVNPSPYLFYFDYGDFKIFGSSPEAQLIVSNGKAEIHPIAGTFKRTGNDEKDAELAKQLAVDDKENAEHVMLVDLARNDLSRNGSQVKVETYREVQFFSHVIHLVSKVIGEKHKNVSTMQVVADTFPAGTLSGAPKHKAMQLIEKYEKTSRSFYGGAIGFMDFEGNFNHAIMIRTFLSKDHQLHWQAGAGIVSKSSPENELQEVYNKLGALTKAIEIAEKIDR; this comes from the coding sequence ATGAAAACATTCAGTCTTTATACACATCACAAAAAAATATTAGCAGATACCATTACTCCTGTTAGTATTTATCTTAAAATAAGAGATAAATATCCTAACAGTATATTGTTAGAAAGTAGTGATTATCATGCTAACGATAATAGTTTCTCCTATATCTGTTTTAATCCTATTGCGTCTATTAAAGTCGAAAACGATGAGATAGAACAACATTTTCCGGATGGAAGTTTCAAAAAAAACTACACCAAAAACGTTTCTGTTACCGAAGAAATTCACAAATTCACACAACGTTTTAAAGTAAACTCAGAAGAGAAATTTAAATTTATTAATAATGGTATTTTTGGATATACTGCTTATGATGCTGTTAAGTATTTTGAGGATGTAGAAATTTCAAAAAAAGAAAATTCTATAGAAATTCCAGAAATATATTATGCTGTATATCAAAACATCATAGCAATTAATCACTTTAAAAACGAAGCTTATATTTTTGCGCATTGTCATGATACAGAAAATAATATAGACGAAATACTGCAGCTTATAAAAGCGAAGAATTTTGCATCGTATAAATTTTCAAAAAATGGAGATATTCATTCTAATCTTAGTGATGAAGAATATAAATCGCATGTAGAATTAGCAAAAAAACACTGTGCACGAGGCGATGTATTTCAACTAGTGCTTTCTAAAAAATTCTCACAAGATTTTAAAGGGGATGAATTTAATGTATATCGTGCTTTACGAAACGTAAACCCTTCTCCTTACTTATTTTATTTCGATTATGGCGATTTCAAGATTTTCGGAAGCTCGCCAGAAGCGCAATTAATAGTTTCTAATGGTAAAGCAGAAATTCATCCAATTGCTGGTACTTTTAAACGTACTGGAAATGATGAAAAAGATGCAGAATTAGCAAAACAACTTGCCGTTGACGATAAAGAAAATGCAGAACACGTGATGCTAGTGGATTTAGCTAGAAACGATTTAAGCAGAAACGGAAGCCAAGTAAAAGTAGAAACCTACAGAGAGGTTCAATTTTTCTCCCATGTCATTCATTTAGTTAGTAAGGTGATTGGCGAAAAACACAAAAATGTTTCTACCATGCAAGTGGTTGCAGATACGTTTCCTGCAGGAACTTTAAGCGGCGCACCAAAACATAAAGCCATGCAACTTATTGAAAAATACGAAAAAACGAGTCGTTCTTTTTATGGAGGAGCTATTGGTTTTATGGATTTTGAAGGTAACTTTAATCATGCCATTATGATTCGAACCTTTTTAAGTAAAGACCATCAATTACATTGGCAAGCTGGTGCCGGAATTGTTTCCAAATCCAGTCCAGAAAACGAATTACAAGAAGTATATAACAAATTAGGTGCATTAACAAAAGCTATAGAAATAGCAGAAAAAATTGACCGATGA
- a CDS encoding rhodanese-like domain-containing protein produces the protein MADLTQQEWQEALQQDENAVILDVRTEEETDEGIIPNAIVIDIYQPQEFMSKVEALDKTKTFYVYCRSGGRSAQACAIMNQLGIEKAHNLLGGFNEWTGDVTK, from the coding sequence ATGGCAGATTTAACACAACAAGAATGGCAAGAAGCATTACAGCAAGATGAAAATGCAGTAATATTAGATGTTAGAACAGAAGAAGAAACAGACGAAGGTATTATACCAAATGCAATAGTAATAGACATTTATCAGCCGCAAGAATTCATGAGTAAAGTAGAGGCCTTAGATAAAACTAAGACCTTTTACGTATATTGTAGATCGGGAGGAAGAAGTGCACAAGCTTGTGCAATCATGAATCAACTTGGTATAGAAAAGGCACACAATCTACTTGGTGGATTTAATGAATGGACGGGAGACGTAACTAAATAA
- a CDS encoding rhodanese-like domain-containing protein: MKHLSILLITVLTLSVFSCKETDKTNIEVVSTQEMQALLKMDKIQLVDVRTPKEFKSGYIETAQNIDFFSPTFDADILKLDKDKPVLLYCKSGGRSAKCAEKLQLAGFTKIYDLEGGISRWKHEGLAVK; this comes from the coding sequence ATGAAACATTTATCCATACTATTAATTACAGTACTAACTTTAAGTGTTTTTAGCTGTAAAGAAACAGATAAAACGAATATTGAAGTGGTATCTACCCAAGAGATGCAGGCACTTTTAAAAATGGATAAAATACAGTTGGTAGATGTAAGAACTCCAAAGGAATTTAAAAGTGGTTATATAGAAACAGCTCAGAATATAGATTTCTTTTCTCCTACTTTTGATGCAGATATTTTAAAGCTAGATAAAGATAAACCAGTATTATTATATTGTAAGTCTGGAGGAAGAAGTGCTAAATGTGCTGAAAAACTACAACTAGCAGGATTTACTAAAATCTACGATTTAGAAGGCGGCATATCCCGATGGAAACATGAAGGGTTGGCTGTTAAGTAA
- a CDS encoding GIY-YIG nuclease family protein: protein MELPYAVYILKCNNETYYTGFITNIKNRLKAHKNKEVHYTKDKLPVELVHLSQFIDKQKAYDFER, encoded by the coding sequence ATGGAATTACCTTATGCTGTTTATATTTTAAAATGTAATAATGAAACCTATTATACGGGTTTTATTACGAACATCAAGAATAGATTAAAAGCACATAAGAATAAAGAAGTACATTATACAAAAGACAAACTTCCTGTTGAGTTAGTTCATTTATCTCAATTTATAGACAAACAAAAAGCTTACGATTTTGAACGCTAG
- a CDS encoding thioredoxin family protein: protein MKKSIKIVSALVIVLLVSAFTLNKTNLNPGYQVGDIATDFSLENIDGKMVSLADFKESKGFIVIFTCNTCPYAVAYEDRVEALNKKYADKGYPVIAIMPNNPDVKPGDRLEAMQARAKAKGFTFPYLMDSGQKIYPQYGATKTPHVYILQKTKKGNEVKYIGAIDDNYQDEAAVNKKYVENAVDALLSGKEIKEKQTRAIGCSIKV, encoded by the coding sequence ATGAAAAAGTCCATTAAAATAGTTTCTGCATTAGTGATAGTATTGCTTGTAAGTGCATTCACTTTAAATAAAACGAATTTAAATCCAGGTTACCAAGTTGGAGATATAGCAACAGACTTCTCTTTAGAAAATATAGATGGTAAAATGGTTTCTTTAGCAGATTTTAAGGAATCGAAAGGATTTATTGTGATTTTTACATGCAATACTTGTCCGTATGCAGTTGCCTACGAAGATAGAGTAGAAGCATTAAATAAAAAATATGCAGATAAAGGATATCCAGTAATTGCTATTATGCCTAATAATCCAGATGTAAAACCTGGAGATAGATTAGAGGCTATGCAAGCAAGAGCAAAAGCAAAAGGGTTTACGTTTCCTTATTTAATGGATAGCGGACAAAAAATATATCCGCAATACGGAGCAACAAAAACACCACACGTTTATATTCTTCAAAAAACGAAGAAAGGAAACGAAGTAAAGTATATTGGAGCAATAGATGATAATTATCAAGACGAAGCTGCTGTAAACAAAAAGTATGTGGAGAATGCAGTGGATGCTTTATTAAGCGGAAAAGAAATTAAAGAAAAGCAAACAAGAGCAATTGGATGTTCTATTAAAGTGTAA
- a CDS encoding T9SS type A sorting domain-containing protein produces MKTTLLKKTFMALALVVCTTSFAQIDYTFDTDDEGFSVTGPGSSSSHSATTGVLTATTGSGGSNLQLRKSANDIGNPTTLTTVLLDFKNNSNANSLVLQTVSGGVTTIETIAITAADIAEQSYQIDVPAGSTTWIGSFQLRLRFVNTAGNLDGGSIEVNRIQIVDPSTLSIEENTLSAFNLYPNPVKNILNISTNNTISNVAVYDLLGKEVISSNTVKNTLDVSTLSNGVYVIKLTSNKGVATKRFVKE; encoded by the coding sequence ATGAAAACAACTTTACTTAAAAAAACATTTATGGCATTAGCACTTGTAGTTTGTACTACATCTTTTGCTCAAATTGATTACACATTCGATACTGACGATGAAGGTTTTTCAGTAACCGGTCCAGGTAGTTCATCAAGTCACTCTGCAACTACAGGTGTTTTAACAGCAACAACAGGCAGTGGAGGAAGTAACTTGCAGCTTAGAAAAAGTGCTAATGATATTGGTAATCCAACTACTTTAACAACTGTTCTTCTTGATTTTAAAAACAACTCTAATGCTAATAGTTTAGTACTTCAAACGGTATCTGGAGGTGTAACCACTATAGAAACAATAGCTATTACTGCTGCAGACATAGCTGAACAATCTTACCAAATTGATGTTCCTGCAGGAAGCACAACATGGATTGGAAGTTTTCAATTAAGATTACGTTTTGTAAATACAGCTGGTAATCTAGATGGTGGATCAATAGAGGTTAACCGAATTCAGATTGTAGACCCTAGTACTTTAAGTATAGAAGAAAACACATTAAGTGCATTTAACTTGTACCCAAATCCAGTAAAAAACATATTAAACATTTCTACTAATAATACTATTAGCAATGTAGCTGTTTACGATTTACTTGGTAAAGAAGTAATATCTTCTAATACAGTTAAAAATACTTTAGATGTATCTACACTATCTAATGGTGTTTATGTTATTAAATTGACATCTAATAAAGGAGTTGCAACAAAGAGATTTGTTAAAGAGTAA
- a CDS encoding TlpA family protein disulfide reductase codes for MNLRVLFVAFILLVSCKQENKTQEVSSNLEKQNVSIEKPDLEVYNFNELEKFLNLKDDKTYVVNFWATWCAPCIKELPHFEEIKEAYKSKNVEVLLVSLDFPKQYDKKLIPFIVKNKLKSKVVALNDPDSNAWIPKVSEEWSGAIPATLIYNQDKRAFYERSFSYEELKTEVDKFLN; via the coding sequence ATGAATTTAAGAGTTTTATTTGTCGCCTTTATTTTACTTGTAAGTTGTAAACAAGAAAATAAAACGCAGGAGGTTTCTTCTAATCTAGAAAAGCAGAATGTTAGTATAGAGAAACCAGATTTGGAAGTATATAATTTTAATGAATTGGAAAAGTTTTTGAATCTTAAAGACGATAAAACCTATGTTGTAAACTTTTGGGCAACTTGGTGCGCTCCTTGTATTAAAGAGTTACCTCATTTTGAAGAAATAAAGGAAGCTTATAAAAGTAAAAATGTAGAAGTATTATTGGTAAGTTTAGATTTTCCGAAACAATACGATAAAAAATTAATACCATTTATAGTGAAAAATAAATTAAAATCTAAAGTGGTTGCCTTAAACGACCCGGATTCTAATGCATGGATTCCTAAGGTAAGCGAAGAATGGTCTGGAGCAATACCGGCAACATTGATTTATAACCAAGATAAACGTGCGTTTTATGAACGTTCTTTTAGTTATGAGGAGTTAAAAACGGAAGTGGATAAATTCCTAAATTAG
- a CDS encoding hybrid sensor histidine kinase/response regulator transcription factor, producing the protein MANKNFIVFVLILCFVSCLFAQEAPLNYSQKLTITQGLAHNGVTSMLEDSKGFLWFGTYEGINKYDGYELKTIKNTVDNNILTSNRVRALNQDAQNNIWIGTDEGVTIYEYDLDNYRKLTSHALSKAGFQSLKIRDIIINKTNGLSICVTESNGLFVFNSKDYTFIGHYVPEQKSDFTFFKGLQVDKSNYLISTSQGLLVFDFEAKTFKNILEKDITYSNSITKLDDNSFLITLFDGVAIIEKNKNSKDKSFRLKRKDLSDYQFNSAVVDTKNNLWLGTLNKGLISIEDVENFKSQDNFNIKTFNDGLPILRASSLMSTSNNNCWFSTFNEGVYRFDTNKNPFCNFRTNSSFTTSLGSASVTHITSIDKNRVYLTSSLGGLTILNTQSNTFERLPFQISKTDLSLISAVYVDSKENVWLRFRDENGLRRITNGSKTIEKVEGIVFSNNTNFALRSFTEDKFGNIWIASNTNVYKIVLKANNALKTFEKLSDNKFFKGETTLITRRVYADPVYDFVWVGSQSKGLIKIENNKGVSVKASTIESFTHDKLNENSISSNFVTSIIRLPNNDLWIGTEGGGICKVLNSNTTPTFISFTEKNGLSNNVVKSIVYDNNYNLWVATNIGLNLFNTQKREFRKFNNSDGLAFEDFWYASSRQENSMLLLSGLDGVISFNPNDVPNAEPLPKITFENFKIFNKKIIPGNTINKRVLLSKSISEVDKITLKHNENVFSIDFTSLHFLNPKNHGIKYRLLPFNEQWIEVPSNQKTISYNGLQPGSYKLSVMASNSLNDWTEPKTLNIEIKPSKWNTNLAYLVYAFLGLLAAYTIVRVIVKIQSLNHKVEIEQFEKDKVEEVNEAKLRFFANISHEIKTPLTLISRPLDLLKKSFRNNPDANEKLDLITRQSKKIQQLIEQVQDFRKADANMLKMHYSRFNFDTFIKDIIVDFKFLADNDSKQIEFIGDDSITIVSADRDKLEKIFNNLLNNAFKYTSTDDLIKVEYTKENDKDLILKVTDTGKGIDSADLAHVFERFYQSQNKDNTHISGSGIGLAFSKRLVEMHYGFITADSIKNEGTTITVRLPIVKKHLPTDVLDEIDLPKEKEVSVSSTIIQENTALDIVSSGDFKDSVIFYAEDNLEMRNFVSNLLANYFVVKSFRNGKECFEAMENEWPDIVISDVQMPEMNGLDLCLRIKSDLKTSHIPVILLTALTNIEDHLQGIRDGADAYIKKPFNVQHLITNVESLLTIRKQLRERYQVGIPLTKENNKNNRNDNAFLEKLYSLFEENLDNQEFDLNNLARELYLNRTHFYQKVKVLTNQTPFELLKMYRLKKAADLLAQKGLSVNEVFTMTGFKSRTHFTKVFKEKYETSPGKYASESKKNY; encoded by the coding sequence ATGGCTAATAAAAACTTCATAGTATTTGTTTTGATTCTGTGTTTTGTCTCTTGCTTATTTGCTCAAGAAGCACCTCTTAACTATTCTCAGAAGTTAACAATAACCCAAGGTTTGGCTCATAATGGAGTAACTTCAATGTTAGAAGATTCTAAAGGTTTTTTATGGTTTGGTACTTACGAGGGTATTAATAAGTATGATGGTTACGAGCTAAAAACAATTAAGAACACTGTAGATAATAATATTCTAACAAGTAATAGAGTAAGAGCATTAAATCAAGACGCACAAAATAATATTTGGATCGGAACAGATGAAGGCGTTACAATTTATGAATATGATCTAGATAATTATAGAAAACTTACATCTCACGCATTAAGTAAGGCTGGTTTTCAATCTTTAAAAATTAGAGATATAATCATTAATAAGACTAATGGTTTAAGTATTTGTGTAACAGAAAGTAATGGCTTGTTTGTTTTTAATAGCAAGGATTACACATTTATAGGTCATTATGTTCCAGAACAGAAAAGTGATTTTACTTTTTTTAAAGGCTTGCAAGTTGATAAATCTAATTATTTAATTAGTACTTCACAAGGTTTACTGGTTTTTGATTTTGAAGCCAAAACATTTAAAAATATTTTAGAGAAAGACATTACTTATAGTAATTCTATTACAAAACTTGATGATAATTCTTTTCTTATTACACTTTTTGATGGTGTCGCTATTATTGAAAAAAATAAGAATTCTAAAGATAAATCATTCCGTTTAAAACGTAAAGATTTAAGTGACTACCAGTTTAATAGTGCTGTTGTAGATACAAAAAACAACTTGTGGTTAGGTACTTTAAATAAAGGTTTAATTTCTATTGAAGATGTTGAGAATTTTAAATCTCAGGACAATTTTAATATAAAAACTTTTAATGACGGTTTACCTATTTTAAGAGCTAGTAGTCTAATGTCAACTTCAAATAATAATTGTTGGTTTTCAACTTTTAATGAAGGTGTATATAGGTTTGATACCAATAAAAATCCGTTTTGTAATTTTCGTACTAACTCTAGTTTTACTACTAGTTTAGGTTCAGCTAGCGTGACTCATATTACTTCAATCGATAAAAATAGAGTCTATTTAACTTCTTCTCTTGGAGGTTTAACGATATTAAACACCCAAAGTAATACGTTTGAAAGGCTCCCATTTCAAATTTCTAAAACCGATTTGTCTTTAATATCAGCAGTATATGTTGATTCTAAAGAAAATGTATGGTTAAGGTTTAGAGATGAAAATGGATTAAGACGAATTACTAATGGAAGCAAGACTATAGAAAAAGTAGAGGGTATTGTTTTTAGCAACAACACTAATTTTGCATTACGATCATTTACTGAAGATAAATTTGGAAATATATGGATTGCATCTAATACTAATGTCTATAAAATTGTTTTAAAGGCCAATAATGCATTAAAAACGTTTGAAAAATTAAGTGATAATAAATTTTTTAAAGGTGAAACAACTCTAATTACTAGACGTGTTTATGCAGATCCTGTTTATGATTTTGTTTGGGTAGGCTCACAGTCTAAAGGTTTAATTAAAATAGAAAATAATAAAGGCGTATCAGTAAAAGCATCTACTATAGAGTCTTTTACACATGATAAATTAAACGAAAATTCTATTTCTAGTAACTTTGTAACTTCAATAATAAGATTACCTAATAACGACTTGTGGATAGGTACAGAAGGTGGTGGAATTTGTAAAGTGCTAAATTCTAATACAACACCAACTTTTATTTCGTTTACAGAAAAAAATGGATTGTCTAATAATGTAGTAAAAAGTATAGTTTACGACAATAATTATAATTTGTGGGTCGCTACAAATATTGGCTTAAACTTATTTAATACTCAAAAAAGAGAATTTAGAAAATTCAATAATTCAGATGGCTTAGCTTTTGAGGACTTTTGGTATGCTTCTAGTCGTCAAGAAAATAGTATGTTATTGTTGTCTGGTCTTGATGGGGTTATTAGCTTTAATCCAAATGATGTACCAAATGCAGAACCACTTCCGAAGATTACATTCGAAAATTTTAAAATTTTCAATAAAAAAATTATTCCGGGAAATACTATTAATAAAAGAGTGTTGCTTTCTAAAAGTATTTCTGAAGTTGATAAAATCACCCTAAAGCATAACGAAAATGTTTTTTCTATAGATTTTACAAGTTTACATTTTTTAAATCCAAAAAACCATGGTATAAAGTACCGATTACTCCCTTTTAACGAGCAATGGATAGAGGTGCCATCAAACCAGAAAACAATCTCTTATAACGGTTTACAACCTGGTTCGTATAAATTAAGCGTCATGGCTTCTAATTCATTAAACGATTGGACAGAACCAAAAACCTTGAATATTGAAATTAAACCGTCAAAATGGAATACTAATTTAGCTTATTTGGTTTATGCTTTTTTAGGACTACTTGCAGCATATACTATTGTTCGGGTTATTGTTAAAATTCAAAGCTTAAATCATAAGGTAGAAATAGAACAATTTGAAAAAGATAAAGTAGAAGAAGTTAATGAAGCCAAATTAAGGTTTTTTGCAAATATTTCTCACGAAATTAAAACACCTTTAACGCTAATTTCAAGGCCATTAGATTTACTTAAAAAATCTTTTAGAAATAATCCAGATGCTAATGAAAAGTTAGATTTAATAACAAGGCAGTCTAAAAAAATACAACAGTTAATAGAACAGGTTCAAGATTTTAGAAAAGCAGATGCAAATATGCTTAAAATGCACTATTCGCGATTTAATTTTGATACTTTTATTAAAGATATAATTGTAGATTTTAAGTTTTTGGCGGATAATGACAGTAAGCAAATAGAGTTTATTGGTGACGACTCTATAACTATTGTTTCAGCTGACAGAGATAAGTTAGAAAAAATATTTAATAATTTACTTAATAATGCTTTTAAGTATACAAGTACAGACGATTTAATAAAGGTAGAGTACACCAAAGAAAACGACAAAGACTTAATTTTAAAAGTTACAGACACAGGAAAAGGAATAGATAGCGCAGATCTGGCGCATGTTTTCGAACGTTTTTATCAATCGCAAAATAAGGATAATACACATATTAGTGGGTCCGGAATTGGTTTAGCATTCTCAAAGCGATTAGTAGAAATGCATTACGGTTTTATTACTGCAGATAGTATTAAAAACGAAGGAACAACTATCACTGTTCGATTACCAATAGTAAAGAAACATCTACCTACAGATGTGTTGGATGAAATAGATTTACCAAAAGAAAAAGAGGTATCTGTAAGTTCTACAATTATTCAGGAAAATACAGCGTTAGATATTGTTAGTTCTGGAGATTTTAAAGATTCTGTTATTTTTTATGCTGAAGATAATTTAGAGATGAGAAATTTTGTTTCTAATTTACTCGCTAATTATTTTGTGGTAAAATCATTTAGAAACGGTAAAGAGTGTTTTGAAGCCATGGAAAATGAGTGGCCAGATATTGTAATTAGTGATGTGCAAATGCCAGAAATGAACGGATTAGACCTATGTCTAAGAATTAAATCAGATTTAAAAACTAGTCATATTCCTGTTATTTTATTAACAGCACTTACAAACATAGAAGACCATCTTCAAGGCATTAGAGATGGAGCGGATGCTTATATTAAAAAACCTTTTAATGTTCAGCATTTAATTACTAATGTAGAATCATTATTAACCATTAGAAAGCAACTAAGAGAGCGTTATCAAGTTGGTATTCCATTAACTAAAGAGAATAATAAGAACAACAGAAATGATAATGCATTTTTAGAAAAACTCTATAGCTTATTTGAAGAAAACTTAGATAATCAAGAATTCGATTTAAATAATCTTGCTAGAGAATTATATCTTAATCGTACACACTTTTATCAAAAAGTAAAAGTACTTACTAATCAAACGCCTTTCGAGTTGTTAAAAATGTATAGACTTAAAAAAGCGGCAGACCTTTTAGCTCAAAAAGGATTATCTGTAAACGAAGTTTTTACAATGACGGGTTTTAAAAGCAGAACACATTTTACTAAAGTCTTTAAGGAGAAGTACGAAACATCTCCTGGAAAGTATGCCTCAGAGTCAAAGAAAAATTACTAA